Genomic window (Amaranthus tricolor cultivar Red isolate AtriRed21 chromosome 7, ASM2621246v1, whole genome shotgun sequence):
taaagaagaaaaagaaattaatagTAGATGTAAAGCAAAATAGATGGTtaatgagagaaaaaaaaatgtaaaggagaagaaagaaaattaaaaatactggataagttaaaaagtcaaataatttaatttatagttgTAAAATGTGATAATTAATAGAATTAAATGGAAAGAGCGAGAAGGAGTGGATGAATAAAGAAGTTATTTTGAAATAGTGGGTGAGGAACTTTTGAACTTTTTAGAGTATTTAAACGTATAATATGGTTTTTTCagattctttttattttttacttttttttaattatttttcttttctttaaaatCCTGATATTACATTCGTAGTGTAGTAGAGTTAAAGAGGACAATGTCAATTGTCAACAACAAATCTACAAAAGTGtttataacttttatttttagcttatttttccctttcattttagagtttttgtttattatattgaaaatgACCTACTAGAGTTACTAGTTATATTGACAGTCGACACACTctaaataaacatttaaaatttagaTTATATAGGATCAATCTATATGTCAcattattattgaaaattggatgtaatataaaattattttctataatttatTCTTTAATAATTTGTACTTTAGTTAATAGTTTGACAAAGAGTagattatttgaattttttattacgATTTTTATCAGTTTTATGAATTGTTTTCATTATCATAAAAGTATTACACGCTATTCAATTTCGTTTGGTCCAATTTAACAAAGATGAAGTCTTATGTGAATTTGGTTAACACAATTTACTATAAACCaacctaaaaataataaatactccctctgtttcttAATTCTACAAGGAATGTTTacgaaaattatgaaaaattaaattttttagatagttgatagattattttgttgaaaaataaatttaattgagaAAACGTGAGgacaataaaaattttaaaaatattaaaataaagtaatggAAAATATATAGAGAccacaaaaaaatgttaaaataaatttagtgaaaaatatgtaGGATTATAAGGAGGATGAATAAgggtatttttattcaaaatttatgatatagaTAGAAAAATTTCTTTatgggaacaacaaataaaataccaaaataaCAAATACGAATGTTGTAAGGGGCAAAGAGtgtatttttcaataattttaaggaaaaattatcaacaatatttcaaactttttatgattttcctaaaaTTATCCCATtcattgattaatcatgaataattccaactttaaggggtattttctTAGAATAAACCCGGTAATCGATAGCAAGttttatctaaaaaaataaattaaaacaaaatttttaaaaaaatatttaaaaaatgttataaaatttatgatttttcttactatttagaattttttatgtaaatttttaaaatttttctctatttttacattaattttcaattttttttttggtgcaTTATCTACTATAGCATGTAATCGAGTTATTCAAGTTTACTATAGTCAAATAACCCCCTAAAAttgaatcaataaaaaatattatttaatcaatacaaaatatttgttttttcacgcagttcaatacactaatttaatctttaatatctagaattatatataaataaaaattataataattaaatattaataatctttgcatcaagatgaataaaaaaaattccaaataaaaaaactcGGGACGGAGGAAGTAAATTGGCAAGAGACTAGAGTATCGTACAAAATCGAATTCAAATTTAGATAAGGCGTTTTGAATGTGAATACGCCTTTGTCTGTCTCTATTCTCATTCAAGGAGTCCGTAGAAGTACTTGTATTTCTTTCGGCGTAAAGTCAGTCGCTCCACCTTAGGGCAAACAAACTCTTCACTGATTCCTTCCTTCCTTCCTTCCTCCTCTACtactctctctttctctctcattCATCCCAATCAAAAATGGTGGAAGCCATGGAGTTACTCAGAGCAAACCTCTCCCGTGTTCGAATTCCTGAACCTACTAATCGCATTTTCAAACAAGAATGTTGCGTTTCTTTCGATACTCCGGTgagttttctttttaaaattttttgtttattgtttcCAGCTGAGATTTTGCGAAGTtcaattaagtttagtttcttGATCGTTTTTTAACcgaatgatttattatgttgtTTGGTTGCACACTGAGTTTAGTCGTAATCAGTCTAAAATGGTGCAAGTTCTGTACTAAAGAGATTGCGTCGAAAACCTAGGTTTTGAGGAGCTGCAATGGCGAATTATAGAAATTTCGACTTTGACATGGTTGCTGAATTTTACTCCTAtgtctttattgtttattatgttgTTATTGGTATATGTTTGTGACCTACTTTGAGTTATTGATGATTATGCTGCATTTTTCAAGTATGCATTGTTTTTGGTTGTATTCTGTGTGCCTTTCGATACTCCATTgcgtttttttcttttcattttcgatttattttactttgtttCGCAGGAATTTTGCAAAGTTCAATCAAAGTTTAGTTTGTTAATCGTTTTTAAACCTACTGAGTGATTATACTGTTTGCACTTGCACATTGAATTTCAGTCCTAATTAGTCTAAAATGGTgcaattttaataccaaaaaGATTCCAAAACCTAGGTCTTGAGGAGTTGCAATGGCAGATTATAGAAATGTTTGAAATGGTTGCTGAATTTTATGTGTTAACTGTTTTTGAGGatgttatattttgaagttCTTGATGATTATGCAGCATTTTCAAGCATGGATTGTTTTAGTTCAGTTTTGTGTTTCTTTTGATTCTCCAGGtcgttttttcctttttttttttttttcgtttttttagcTTTACTTCTGCAAAGATCAATCAATTATAGTTTGTTGATCGCTGTTTAACCTAGTGATTGATTATGCTGTTTGTTTGCTCATTGAATTTTAGTTGTAACTAGTCTAAAATGGTGCAGGTTCGATACTAAAATAATTGCCTATAAAACCTAGGTTTTGAGGAATTGcaatggaaaattttgaatttgaaatggaAGCTGAATTATACCTGTTAATTGTtagttatgttatttttttgagttCTCGGTAGTATTGCTGCATTTATCAAGAGTGCATTGTTTCTAGTTGACTTTGATTATGTTGGATATTTTCTGTTGTTTTAGAAGTCGGAAGGTGGTTTGTTTGTGGATATGAGTTCTTTCCTCGCATTCGGGAAAGATTTTGTCAATTGGAACTACGCAAAGTCTGGAAATCCGGTTTATCTGCATATTAAGCAAACACAAAAGGTGGTTGCCGAAGACAGACCTTCAAAGAAGCCAACTATCTTGGCAATTGGTATGCATTTTGGATACTCTGTATTTTTAGTTGCTACATATTTTGATTTCACCTTATACCACTATTTTGAACTTTAATATATTTGCATTTATAAAAAGTTGGAATTATAAAAAGATGTATTAAGACGACTCAAAcaagattttgattttttttaatacattaagaACAAGATGTAAAACAATATTGTTTGATGAATACCAACTACCGGAGTTTGTATTATAATTTATCACCAGCCGATCCCAATATTTATTTTgtggctttgacattgttgctGTAGTCGTTTTCTTTCCCAATCATTGTTTGGTTGTGATGGAATAATAATTGGACTGTTGTGGTTTCACGTCGAATTTTTGCTGAACTATGTGCTTGAAATGTTTGATGGGTACATTATAAGAATACAACTTAAATTGAGTTAAGGTTCCATGAAGGTGTGAGATGCTGGGTAAGATGTACACATCCTTGCCATAATGAATTAACCATGAGATGGTTTTAGGACTCCGTTCTCTTCCAAATGAAAATAAACTTCAAAAGAAGGTTAAATAGCTTAAGCAAGGATTTATAGTCATAGACGTTGCAAAATAATGCAGAATGGAATATGATCCTTGTGATTTAGGGTTTAATAGTCTAACTTTCACAAGCAATAATGTGACTCTGTTCTCAAAACTGTAGTTTGAATTTCaaacactcattgttctttaaCTCCCTTATCTAACACATATTTTGAGTCTCAATAATTTTTAGAGAAGAATTTTCCTAATTACTGAAATAGTGAGTTTGCAGAATTTCTCTGCGCTTCTGCAGTTTAAGGGTGTTGGTAGATGTGCTACAATGGCTAGAATAGATTTCTTAAATTGCTGAATTGACTACAAAAATTTTGATCCGCATTATTGTATGGTGTGTTAATGTTACCTTGTGGTGGAGGGAAAACTAATATTCTTTGTGTAATTGTAGGTGTAGAAGGGGGTTTTGGTAGCGGTGAGCCTGAATATGAAGAGAAATATAACATTGTTATATTGCCGGAATATGCTAGTCTTCCATTTCCCTCTGTTGAGTTGCCTGAAAAGGTACTTACTGTTCTTTTTAAAAATGCAAGAGGTCCTCCCCCTTCTTACTTGGCTTGGTAACAGTTAGGCATGAGCATTGATCGATACCAATTTTGAAGTGGAAAATCTGCTTCATTGAGAAATTTATTTCTGTGTATTTCGAAAGCTCTGTTCTATCCAAAATTCCAAGCTAAGTGTATGTATCAAGATGTTGAAATAATATATtgctttatttattaataagtaGTCTGCATCAACACTCTCAAATTGAGATTTTCAGTTATTCAAACTCGTCAATTGTGTTGCTGTATATGTTAACTATTCGAACATGCGTCTATTGGCTTTGCATGACATGCGTATTGTAGGTAAGGTTGGCAGTTGATGCTATTTTATTGGCTGAGGGTGCTGAGCGGAAAGAGCAAGTTGCAGCTTGGGTAGTTGAGAAGCAAATCAGTGCATATGCCATGGACTTGCAACAGATTGACAATGGAGTTATTGTTCCTCCTTCAGGGTGGAAATGTGTAAAGTGTGATAAAACAGAAAACCTTTGGCTAAATCTAACAGATGGAACAATCCTTTGTGGTAGAAGAAATTGGGATGGAACTGGTGGTAACAATCATGCTGTTGAGCATTATAATGAGACAAAGTACCCTCTTGCGGTGAAGCTTGGCACAATAACTGCTGATTTGGAGGCTGCAGGTAGTGTCACCTTTTGGCTTTAATGTGTCTTGTACATCATTTTGTCGCTTTGTATATTAAGATTTTAGTTGTCTGCTTATGTATATAAGCTCGGCATCTAATTTTTTCTTTACCTTTTATGTCGTTCTTTCTTTACATGAACTTGAAAGTagcattttcttttgtgaaaattatgtgATACTTTGGCGTGCTCATTTATAAACTTAATTATGTATGACTATGTTCTTTGTGACCATAAGTTGAATATCTTGACTATTCTAAAGTTGGATAGTTTAATAAAAATTCCCAAAGCTTGGCCCTTCTTTGATGTTATTAACACTTTACTTTCTGATCAACGGGACCAAATATTGCCAACTTTAACATCAAGTTACCATTGCCTGATCTAAAGGGGATTGTGCTAATTAGGGTGTCAGGACCACCATTACCTAATTTGCTGTCTAGTTCTCCTGTGAATTTTCAAATATCATGAAATTTCCCAAACTTAGTGGCTAGTCCTAAATGTCTTATAATGCACTAAACTTAATTCACAATTTGTAGATTTAGTATATTAGGTTCCATTATTGAGGACTTGGCCATCGTATTCATTGTTTTGAGCATGGTGGCTAAGATGTTGTATTCCAAAATGATAGGAGCTTTTGGACTATTTGAGCTTAATTACAATATCATGAGCTTGGGATTTGAAATATGGCAGTGTCTCTCGGTGTTGTGAAAGTTTGATTTATACTGGAGGAGATGCTTATTGTTAACATGAATCCATTTGAAGAATCCTCACAGCATCTTCCCTGGAAATCCAGATGCTGAGACTTCTGCAATCTTCTTTAGTTGACAAATTATAAAGCACTGGAAAATAAAGCCTTGGCTAGTTAAGTTAAATGATACTGGTGAGAAGAGCATGGTGATGTTTTACACCTCATATAAACATGCATTTTATCATTCAAAATCTGTTCATCGTGATTCAATTACCATTGTATCATGTTATATAATATGCATTTTAGTTGAATCTTGTTTGCATTTGAATTCAATCCTGTTCAAGGCGTTTAGTGTTCTTGGAAGGCTTAGAAGAGGTTCCTTTCCCATATCCTTTTTTCTTTGCGCTCCTACTACAGTAGCCTAAAGCTTATAATATGAGTGAGTTTGTTGAACTGTCTTGGAATAAAAAGTGAGAAACTCTATTATAGCTAGTTGATGCGTACTCTTTGAATTACCATTTTCAATATGTAAATTTAAGATGACCAACTCCGTTTTTCCTTATGAGTTATGAGCAAATTCAAAAAGCTTGAGTCCATTTTTGTTGATGTCTGATATAGTTATGGTTCATTTTGAAATGTCAGATGTATTCTCTTATGCGGAGGATGAAAGTGTCATTGATCCTCTTCTTCCACAACATTTGGCACATTTTGGGATTGATTTTTCTTCATTGCAAAAGGTgtgtaatttaaattttgattgagGAGCTTCAATCATTATTTATTCTTTTCCCAAAGTTTTAGAGTTAATTGTAGAAAGGTTCATGTTTGTAAGTTGGTTAGCTGGGGATATTCTACATGCGCACACAATGTTTGTTTCTTACTTCCATTAAGTTACATGGGCCATGTTCACATGACTAGTACCGCTTGAATGGCATTAGACACGAATCACGATTAGTATATAGTCATGTTAAACTTtcaaaaaatgattattataggGAAATTGGGTAGCTTTGATGTGTATGGTAAGATGGATGAGTGGATACTCTAAAAGGatacaatttgaaatgaaaacatAATGAAGAATTTTGGAGTTGTTGAAGTAAAAATGAGTCAAAACCTTTTACGCTGGTTTGATCATGTGCGAAGAAGATTGGAAATGCAGCAGATCGAAAAGTGGTAAAATGGAACTGTGAGGAGCTTAGAAGAAAAAGAAGTAAGCCAAATATGATCATGATAATTGGAGTGAAAAATGAAATGAACGATTGGGGTTCGCATGAGCTTATGGTAATAGGTAGAAATAAATTGAGAAAGAAAATATGTTtggatgatcattgaataaattattttagtagataggaccaaataaattataatctttGTAAGCAGCGATTCCTCACGTTGAATGTTGTTGGGATGAAAGCTTTAGCATTTTTGTTGCTGTATACAATGAATGAGTTATTGTGTATCAGATTGCATGATGGACCCTTAGCTGAGCTAGCATAATGTATTAAAATGTCTGTTTTCTCAAAGAGCTAGAAATTATTGCTTTCAAACACTCTTTTGCTATGTATTCTTAGTTATGGGGTTTAtctcaattatttattttttaatttcctGTTATCTTACAATTTGTTTACTTATCTTCATTAGACTGAAATGACCACTGCGGAAAAGGAGCTTGACCAGAATACAAACTTTGATTGGAATCGAATCCAAGAAAGTACAGAGGCACTTCAGCCATTATTTGGCCCTGGTTATACTGGACTTGTCAATCTTGGCAACAGGTGTTACTCTTTGACACTAAATGGTTTCTTTGGGTTATTGATAATAATTCAACTCTTAATTGTTCCTTGAATTTCATTACAGCTGTTATCTGGCAGCGACCATGCAAGTAGCATATACCACACAAGCTTTTATTTCTAGGTTTGTTTGTCTTtcgaatatatatttttttcttgtgTCCTTTTGCTAGTATTCTATTTGTCGCTGAGATGCTCATATTCATTTAATGTTTATTGTGTGATTATCCAATCAGATATTATGCGAACCAAGACTTAAAAAGTGCTTTTGATTCTGCCCCTGCTGATCCTACGGTGGATCTGAATATGCAGTTGTAAGTGAACTAGCATCCCCATCCTCTTTTAATTATATCACCTAGGCTATAGCTGTTAGGTTACCCTTGTTACATCTTGATTAGTTGGGTAAAGAGATTTTGTACTGCTATCTGTTTTGGATGTTTGATGTCATGAACTATGGTTTGAATGTTTTTACACAAAATGAAGTTTTCTTCTTAACTCCAATTTTGAATGGGATATGGATTGGAGTAGGGGTGGGGAGGGATAGGGGAAGCCTGGAAGGTACTGTATATATGGGTACATGGGGGAAGAATGCACATAAACATTTTCATTACATACCAAGAATTAAAATGCTAGAAAACATCTGAAATACCATCCATAGTTAGCTTCAACTCTCTATGACACCTACCTCTTAGCATTAGGACATTCTCAACACTTCATACAAATACTTCCCAAGCATCATCTCATTCCTAATGTTCCCCACCCACCATTCAGTCCTCGCCTCAGGTAAATCTCGACTTAGACTTTTTTTCATGAAAGATCCATCAACCTTGGTTTAAAAACTCTCACCTAGCGCGCCTATGGCATGTGCCTTGGGCGGGGATGGGCAAGGCGCCTTGATAAGGCTCGGCGAGACGTTAAGTGAATGCCTCAGGGCGTCCATTCTATCGTCTGCCACAGGGCATCTTCTATTGCCTTTTGGCTCCCTTTTCGATACCTTTTTACCAGTTTCACATTATACCAGATGTTACCATCTTATTGCGAGGTATTTGACCACCTTATTGTTCTCTGCATCATCTTCTCTGTGAGGATTTAGTAATTTTTAACTATCCTTCAGGCTCCTCCTTTTACAACTTTCACTATAATTGTATATGATTCTGCTATGGTCCAGTGCTCGTGTTTGTTGTTGACACCGCCAGGATTGGCATCAATGTCAAGTCAGGTATCGAGCATGGGGAGATCATAGAGCCAGAGGGATAACTAAGAGGGTTTACCAACATAAGTTCTGCTGAGCAGCTAGTCTTTCCAACTTGCATTGAAAATTTAGCCAATCTATTTCCAAAGGGTTTCACTAATCTACATACCACAGTGTACCTTCTTCATAGGTTATTCATGTATCTCGGGAGTCGGGATCGATTATGATACACAATCTCCATAATTTCAATGCCTGGTGATGAATAAGTGACACGTCATTTTCTGAATGAAAAAATTGCCCTGTAATGTATAGCAGATTTGTAAAGTTAATTTTGAAACATATATAAACTCCATTCAGTTATACTTTTTATGAATTGATCCTCAAAGTTTTGCAAATTTCATTATTCCTTGATGAATTTATTTCCCGATGTCACATTTCACTAGCAAGTAGCAACTGACAATATTGTGTGGTAGGACAAAACTCGGCCATGGATTGCTCTCCGGGAGATATTCAATTCCATCATCAGAGGTGAGCTTTGTAGATAGTGCCtatctctattttttttttcttcacaaatgTCGTTCTTTCATGCATTTTAGTTTCCTTCCCACATTTTATATCAGTGCATGGGTTTTGATGTTACTAATTGAGTAGTTTGGACATTAGTTGTTTGATTATCTATATAGTCACGTACCATTAGTGCCATCTTATTTCTCACTCATTATCATTTGGATCTGCTTTCATATGTCAAGTTGAGTTGATAATTGGCCTTTGAATATTAAAAGTAACTAACTTTATTATGTAGCAGTAGATTACTTAGAATCATCTCCTTCCTAAAAGACAAAAAGAGAGCTCTATGATTTATTGGTTGTGTTTCAAAATGTTGAAAGGATATAATCTATAACTTGGTTGTTCAGTACAAAAAGTACTGCTAGAGTGCCAGTAATTCGTTGGAGGTGTCTGTTTTTTGTGTATGTGGAAGAGTCTCAACCTCACTTGAGGATAAATATAAGAGAGGAGTGTTATATGGACAAACTGAAAGTAGGTTACATCTGGCTGTTAGTCCATCATCCTTTCAGTTTTCTTTCGTGTCGTTTCCTTGATATTTTCTTTCTTGAATTACTTGTGTTTCAAGACAAAATATTCCTGTCTTACTTCAATTAAGTTTTTGGTTTTGGTTTGATTAAATTAGGTTCATGGTGATCGCTACTCTTTATGTTGAGTTAAATATGCCCCTCACCTTCACCGCAAAAAAGGTCTTGAGTCTTTACATGCtttaaataattttcaatacaaatgcaattggAGATACTAAGGTTTGTAGCTGGAAGAAACGAAAATAAGCCATTTAGACAGTTGGATGGGAACAAGTGTAATAATCCCCTTCATGGGGCTGGAGAGTACTCTTATGAAGTCACTCCTGAGCTACATCTCAGTAAGTATTGGCTATCGTCTTGATGCCACTGAATACCCTTCGGCGCAAGTGTATTCTTCCTATCCTCTCTACATTCCACGTAGTGTTGGGGAGGGGGTATGTTCGGTAGTCTTAACTTTTGACCTTTATTACTTTTCAATCTAGGAAGAgtacaatttttttaacatcTCAAAATAGTAAATCCTCCTTATCAAATTCATTGTCCTCTAAATGGTTCGACGGTCTTATATGCGTAAATTTTACTATAATGAGTTTTAGTGAGATTTTTTAAAAACGAAACAAAGTTGATATTTCAAAGTACTCTCTAAAACAAATCTTGGAAGtccaatttattttctttttgtataTTTGCGAAAAATAAGGTCAAATTTTATGATCTTTGTCTTTGAAAAGTCACAAGGGATACTTGTTGACTAGTCACTTAGTCACTATGCAATTCGGGACTTGTATATACGCAGTATAAGTCATTTTGGAGTTCAAATTGGGTCGTCTAAATTGAATTATCTCTATAATTATTGACTTTGACTCAATCTTCACAATGTTAATTTTTGCTTAATGAgattttgttagatttgtctctatactttcaaaataataactttttatgattttaagtaCATCATCTTAATCATCATACTCCTGGTAATagaatttttatgatttttagtaATACACTAGATATTGACAATCAGAGAAGTGTATTTGGTTGTATAAAAGGCAACTTAGCattcattttgaaatgaaaGTAATAATCTGTATTTTAGTGATAGCCGGTTCTCCCTCAAttttggttattgttattgaagATGAAAGGGGGAAAAGTAATGGAGCATGATATATTTGTGTTCAATTATCTCCACAAGACCATAAGAGAAAATCTCACTTTCGACTCCTGAGCACAAATTTTTGAGGGGATAAAAAGAGAACTCTTGAGGAAAGGAAACTTATGAAAAAGTTGCACCTTGTGCTAGAATGTTTCATGGAAGTGTTAACTTGTTCTATGTCCAAACGGAATCATTGTTTGTGTAGATTTTGATTGGTGGTTTATACTATTGCtatgaaaaaatttatttgctTGCTGAGAATTTTTCGtagtttttcttttccttttgcCTTTCTCAGACAAGAGAACTAAAGAAtgctattttctttttcttggcTGTATCTGGATCTTCAGAAGCAGGAAGGCATCCCTCCTCGGATGTTCAAGACAGTAATTGCTGCCAGTCATCCAGAATTTTCTACCATGAGACAGCAGGTTTGTCCATTTTCTCGGGCTGCCTGAAAACCAACTGCTTTCGTTGTGACGTGCTGATTTTCCTGTGAAAATAGTTTGAGGTCATCTGTTTTGTTGGTCATACTGCTGCATAACACTGCATCTAATTGAGAAACTGTCCCAATTGATAGCTTTATATGTGTAAGCATACAGtagatgtgtggaaatataGAGGTCCATCTGCTTTTTTGGCTGATCTTCTACACAGACCTTTGAGATAGAGCTGACCCCAATTTTGTTTGGGTTTTCAACATCTTTTGACCTTGACTTGAAGATTGCCAATGAAATATACTCCTATATAATAAAAGGGACATAATCTCAAATTTGATTCTTGACTAGACTACTCCTGTTGAGGTCTGATAGATGTGTCAATGTATTGATCAGTTAGCACGTAGGGCACCCTGTTGTTTCAGTTTCTTGGTTAAGCTTCTGTAGACTGCTTGACGAAAGGAATGGGTTTGCCTCATGTCTGAGTTTGTTATATACTTGACCATGGCTCTTTCAATTTTTCCttctcaattattttttaacaaagtATGACTGGCTTCTCTGCTTTACTCTGGCTAGGATGCGTTAGAGTTTTTTCTACACCTTCTAGAACA
Coding sequences:
- the LOC130818242 gene encoding ubiquitin carboxyl-terminal hydrolase 14, yielding MVEAMELLRANLSRVRIPEPTNRIFKQECCVSFDTPKSEGGLFVDMSSFLAFGKDFVNWNYAKSGNPVYLHIKQTQKVVAEDRPSKKPTILAIGVEGGFGSGEPEYEEKYNIVILPEYASLPFPSVELPEKVRLAVDAILLAEGAERKEQVAAWVVEKQISAYAMDLQQIDNGVIVPPSGWKCVKCDKTENLWLNLTDGTILCGRRNWDGTGGNNHAVEHYNETKYPLAVKLGTITADLEAADVFSYAEDESVIDPLLPQHLAHFGIDFSSLQKTEMTTAEKELDQNTNFDWNRIQESTEALQPLFGPGYTGLVNLGNSCYLAATMQVAYTTQAFISRYYANQDLKSAFDSAPADPTVDLNMQLTKLGHGLLSGRYSIPSSEKQEGIPPRMFKTVIAASHPEFSTMRQQDALEFFLHLLEQVERVNAGNPKLDPSRNFKFGIEDRIQCPSGKVTYNRRYDYILSLNIPLHAATNKDQLEVFQKLKSEADSEGKDIDASEVVRPRVPLEACLASYSAPEEVMDFYSTALKTKATATKTTGLTSFPDYLVLHMRKFVMEDGWVPKKLDVYIDVPDMIDISHMRSKGLQPGEELLPESGEGDTESTRVIANEFIVSQLMSMGFGQVACEKAAINTSNAGVEEAMNWLLAHMDDPDINDPVSDVSQSTPASVDQSKIDTLVTFGFSEEVARNALMATGGDIEKATDWIFSNPNTSSTSDMDTSSSGAAVADAELPDGSGKYRLLGFVSHMGTSTHCGHYVAHINKDGKWVLFNDEKVGASVNPPKDMGYLYFFERLTA